One Alnus glutinosa chromosome 3, dhAlnGlut1.1, whole genome shotgun sequence genomic region harbors:
- the LOC133862603 gene encoding pentatricopeptide repeat-containing protein At1g15510, chloroplastic has protein sequence MAAFAKTSPVPLRPDYSNHQIPKTHNPKLLSFSQNLQAHHHLSFKRTQEVSVLNTSLSSSSVTTHNPNSDICQLCLTGNLEQALKLLDSMRELQIFVEEDAYVALLRLSEWKRAYDEGARVYSHVSNSMTRLSVRLGNALLSMFVRFGDLGNAWYVFGRMEERDVFSWNVLVGGYAKAGFFDEALNLYHRMLWVGIQPDVYTFPCVLRTCGGVPDLARGREVHVHVLRFGFESDVDVVNALITMYVKCGDVLTARLVFDRMPRRDRISWNAIISGYFENGECLEGLRLFLLMRELSIDPDLKTMTSVISACQLLGDVRLAREVHGYVMRTEFGADVSVHNSLIQMYSTVGQWEVAEKVFSIMEYKDVVSWTAMISSYENNMLPAKAVETYKLMELEDVQPDEITIASVLSACACLGHLDMGVKLHELANRTGLISYPLVANTLIDMYSKCKCIDKALDVFHSIPDKNVISWTSIIVGLRVNNRSFEALIFFRQMKPNLKPNSVTLISVLSACGRIGALMCGKEIHAHALRTGVGFDGFIPNALLDMYVRCGRMGPAWNQFNGHKKDVAAWNILLTGYAERGQGAHAVELFQRMVGELVSPDDITFISLLCACSRSGLVTEGLEYFHSMQYQYHITPNLKHYACIVDLLGRAGQLEDAHEFIQKMPIEPDPAIWGALLNACKIHRQVELGELAAHHIFETNTTSAGYYILLCNLYSDSGKWDEVAKVRRMMGQTGLTVDPGCSWVEVKGKVHAFLSDDDFHPQIKELKAVLEGFYVKMKAVGFSGPEKSSMDEVEASKADIFCGHSERLAIAFGLINTAPGVPILVTKNLYMCQSCHNTVKFISKVVRREISVRDTERFHHFKDGICTCGDEGYWGKPDI, from the coding sequence ATGGCTGCTTTTGCAAAAACCTCTCCGGTCCCTCTCCGCCCAGACTATTCTAATCATCAAATTCCCAAAACCCACAACCCCAAACTCCTCAGCTTCTCTCAGAACCTCCAAGCCCACCACCACCTCTCCTTCAAAAGAACCCAAGAAGTCTCAGTCCTCAACACCtccctctcctcctcctctgTCACCACCCACAACCCAAATTCAGATATATGTCAACTATGCCTTACTGGAAACTTAGAACAAGCTCTAAAGCTCCTAGACTCAATGCGAGAGCTTCAAATTTTTGTAGAAGAAGATGCTTATGTTGCTTTATTAAGGCTAAGCGAGTGGAAGAGAGCGTATGATGAGGGGGCTAGAGTGTACTCACACGTTTCGAATTCGATGACCCGATTAAGTGTTAGACTTGGCAATGCTTTATTGAGTATGTTTGTGAGGTTTGGTGATTTGGGTAATGCTTGGTATGTGTTTGGGAGGATGGAGGAGAGGGATGTGTTTTCTTGGAATGTGTTGGTGGGTGGGTATGCCAAGGCGGGGTTTTTCGACGAGGCATTGAATTTGTATCACAGAATGTTGTGGGTTGGTATTCAGCCGGATGTGTATACTTTTCCTTGTGTGTTGAGGACTTGTGGGGGCGTGCCAGACTTGGCGAGGGGGAGGGAGGTTCACGTGCATGTGTTAAGATTTGGGTTTGAGTCGGATGTCGACGTGGTTAATGCTTTGATTACTATGTATGTGAAATGCGGGGATGTTCTAACTGCACGGTTGGTGTTTGATAGAATGCCGAGAAGAGATAGGATTTCGTGGAATGCGATAATTtctgggtattttgagaatggAGAGTGTTTGGAAGGGTTAAGATTGTTTCTTTTGATGCGTGAACTTTCTATTGATCCAGATTTGAAGACCATGACTAGTGTGATCTCTGCCTGTCAGCTTCTTGGTGACGTGAGATTAGCCAGGGAAGTCCATGGTTATGTTATGAGAACAGAGTTTGGAGCCGATGTTTCAGTGCATAATTCTTTAATTCAGATGTACTCAACTGTTGGGCAATGGGAGGTTGCGGAAAAAGTTTTTTCTATAATGGAATATAAAGATGTAGTGTCATGGACGGCGATGATTTCAAGTTATGAGAATAACATGCTACCTGCTAAAGCCGTGGAAACTTACAAATTGATGGAGCTAGAGGATGTCCAGCCTGATGAGATCACTATAGCTAGTGTTCTATCTGCTTGCGCTTGTTTAGGCCATTTAGATATGGGTGTTAAACTTCATGAGCTTGCTAACAGGACAGGGCTCATCTCATATCCTTTAGTTGCTAACACGCTCATTGATATGTATTCCAAGTGTAAATGCATTGACAAAGCTTTAGATGTTTTTCACTCTATTCCGGACAAGAATGTGATATCTTGGACTTCAATCATTGTCGGGCTCCGAGTCAACAATAGGAGCTTTGAGGCTTTGATTTTCTTCCGCCAAATGAAACCCAATTTAAAGCCAAATTCGGTGACCTTAATTTCTGTTCTATCTGCATGTGGTAGAATAGGAGCTTTGATGTGTGGAAAAGAGATTCATGCCCATGCATTGAGGACTGGAGTAGGGTTTGACGGTTTTATACCCAACGCACTTTTGGACATGTATGTAAGGTGTGGAAGAATGGGACCTGCATGGAACCAATTTAATGGACACAAAAAAGATGTTGCAGCATGGAATATTCTGCTGACAGGGTATGCCGAGCGGGGGCAAGGAGCACATGCTGTGGAACTATTCCAAAGAATGGTGGGGGAACTGGTTAGTCCAGATGATATTACATTTATTTCGCTGTTGTGTGCTTGTAGTAGATCTGGTTTGGTGACAGAAGGTTTGGAGTATTTCCATAGCATGCAATATCAGTACCATATCACCCCTAATCTGAAGCATTATGCATGCATTGTTGATTTGCTTGGCCGTGCTGGGCAATTGGAGGATGCCCATGAGTTCATTCAGAAAATGCCTATTGAACCTGATCCAGCCATATGGGGAGCCTTGCTGAATGCATGTAAGATCCACCGCCAAGTTGAGCTTGGCGAACTCGCCGCACATCATATCTTCGAAACGAATACAACTAGTGCTGGGTATTATATTCTCCTATGTAATCTCTATTCTGACAGTGGTAAATGGGATGAAGTTGCAAAAGTGAGAAGGATGATGGGACAGACAGGGCTTACTGTAGATCCTGGGTGCAGTTGGGTGGAGGTAAAGGGAAAAGTTCATGCTTTCCTTAGTGATGATGATTTCCACCCTCAAATAAAGGAATTAAAAGCAGTCTTGGAGGGATTTTATGTGAAAATGAAGGCAGTCGGTTTTAGTGGGCCAGAAAAGAGTTCTATGGATGAAGTTGAAGCTTCAAAAGCTGATATTTTTTGTGGGCACAGTGAGAGACTGGCCATTGCATTTGGGCTCATTAACACTGCCCCTGGGGTGCCTATTTTGGTGACCAAGAATCTATACATGTGCCAGAGCTGTCACAATACTGTCAAATTTATCTCTAAGGTTGTTCGCAGGGAGATATCTGTTAGGGATACTGAACGGTTCCACCATTTCAAGGATGGCATCTGTACTTGTGGAGATGAAGGTTATTGGGGAAAGCCTGATATATAA
- the LOC133862651 gene encoding root phototropism protein 3, with translation MNSLPPTCSPKMKRQSFPESVTFPGKASHFAAEVWFDDACILDMDYFVKTLSGIKAKGVRHDLIGSIITHYASKWLPDLSGGGDADAAEKSLTNFEESPESVTASWMKKRFFVETIVGVLPPERDSIPCNFLLRLLRTANMVGVEPTYRAELEKRISWLLDQASLKELMIPSFSHTCGTLLDFELVIRLVKRFVNLDEAAKSGAAALIKVAKLVDCYLAEAAVDSNLSLSDFVALAGALPGHARATDDGLYRAIDTYLKAHPRASKQERKSLCLLIDSRKLSPEASLHAAQNERLPVRVVIQVLFSEQNKLTRHIDSSGSFSGNRSPSLALEPSVRCHSRREMTAQQMEIRRLKEDVIKLQSQCNSMQVQMERLLEKKKGFFKWKKFGMLPSFKGVNVVQKVEEVEEEEVESGRETPHDIKTKLMIRSAKPPPKWRKSMS, from the exons ATGAACTCACTCCCTCCAACTTGTTCACCAAAAATGAAGAGGCAATCCTTTCCGGAATCCGTCACTTTCCCGGGAAAAGCATCCCACTTCGCGGCCGAGGTCTGGTTCGACGACGCATGTATCCTCGATATGGACTACTTCGTCAAAACCCTCTCCGGCATTAAGGCCAAGGGTGTACGACACGACCTAATCGGTTCCATAATCACCCACTACGCCTCCAAATGGCTGCCAGACCTATCCGGTGGCGGGGACGCGGACGCGGCAGAGAAGAGCCTAACAAACTTTGAAGAATCGCCCGAAAGCGTCACGGCTTCGTGGATGAAGAAGCGGTTCTTTGTGGAAACCATCGTGGGAGTTCTCCCCCCCGAAAGGGATTCCATCCCTTGCAACTTCCTCCTCCGCCTCCTCCGGACCGCCAACATGGTCGGCGTCGAGCCCACCTACCGAGCCGAGCTCGAGAAACGTATATCATGGCTGCTCGACCAGGCTTCACTGAAAGAACTGATGATACCGTCGTTTAGCCACACTTGTGGGACTTTGCTAGATTTTGAGCTCGTTATCAGGCTGGTGAAGAGGTTTGTGAATTTGGATGAGGCTGCCAAATCTGGAGCTGCTGCATTGATTAAGGTCGCAAAGCTTGTGGACTGTTATCTTGCCGAGGCAGCCGTCGATTCCAATCTGAGCTTGTCCGATTTTGTGGCGCTTGCCGGAGCTCTCCCTGGCCATGCCCGCGCCACCGATGACGGCTTATACCGAGCCATTGATACTTATCTCAAA GCACATCCTCGCGCATcaaagcaagaaagaaagagtcTCTGCCTACTAATTGACAGCCGAAAACTCTCACCAGAGGCATCTCTTCATGCAGCCCAAAACGAACGCTTGCCCGTCCGAGTTGTCATCCAAGTGCTCTTCTCGGAGCAAAACAAGCTCACTCGCCATATTGATTCGAGTGGCTCCTTCAGTGGCAACCGGAGCCCGAGCCTTGCGCTTGAACCGTCTGTCCGGTGCCACTCTAGGCGTGAAATGACAGCTCAGCAAATGGAGATAAGAAGGTTGAAGGAAGACGTAATTAAGCTTCAAAGCCAGTGCAATTCCATGCAAGTGCAAATGGAGAGGCTtttggagaagaagaaggggtTTTTCAAGTGGAAGAAGTTTGGAATGTTGCCTTCATTCAAGGGTGTTAATGTGGTTCAGAAAGTTGAagaggttgaagaagaagaggtgGAGTCTGGGCGGGAAACGCCTCATGACATTAAAACCAAGCTGATGATCCGAAGTGCTAAGCCTCCCCCAAAGTGGAGGAAATCCATGTCTTGA